CGGGCTTTTAACCCGCGCGTCGGGGGTTCGAGTCCCTCAGGGCCCACCAGGCAGGACTCGGTCGGGATGCTGCGGTGGTTCTCAGCGCCTCCCGCAAGACTCATCGTAAACCGCCAACAGATTCTCCAGCGGCACGTCATGCTGCACGACGTTAGACGGGGCCAGGATCAGGCCGCCGGTCTGTCCCAACTCTCTGATGCGCGCTCTGACTTCGGCTCGAACATCCTCGACGCTCCCAAACGGCAAGGTACGCTGTGAGGACAAAGTCGAATGGAACGTGATGCGGGCCCCATACTGGCGTTTGAGTGCCACGACATCCATGCATTCCGGCTGTAGAGGATCGACGATATCGAAACCAAGCTCAATAAGGTCGGGAATCACCGCCTGCATGGCGCCGTCGCTGTGGAAGTAGTAGTACACGCCAGGACGGCGCGTTGCGGCAACAACCCGCGCGAGGCGCGGTTTGATCTCGGCCCGCCACCAAGCGGGGGAGATCATCATGCCCTGACCAGTTGCGATGTCACCAGCCATCTGAATGATGTCGGCTCCAGCCTCGACCATCCGGTTGACGTCCGCAATCTTGTGCTCGGTGATGCGATCGAGCAGCCGGATGGTGAAAGCACGGTTGATGCGCGTGTCCATCAGGAACTGTTCGAATCCGCGCAACTCCCACGCGTCGCGGAAGATGTTCCCGGTCTCAATCTGAACCATGTAGCGGTCTTTAAACCGCTGCACCTGCCTGGAGAGGTGGGCGTAGCGTTCGGGGAGATCAGGATTCGGGAACGTGAAGACGTCCGGGCTCTCGGCGCCCCCGAGGGGATGGTAGGTGAAGTTGAAATAGGTCTCGGTACTATCGGTGATTCGGCGGATGCCGCGATCATCTTCGAACTCGCCGCTGGGCAACACCCGCACCAGGTTCCGCGATCCGACGCCCACGCCGACCTCAACGGGAGCTGGTACCGCCGTGGAAGCGAATTCGTGAGATGGTTCGATGACAGCCTGGCGGAAATCAAAGCCGAGCATATCCATGATTTGGTCATCGTCGTGTACGCGGAAGTGGGCGCGCAACTTCTTCCATACCTGCGAGCGGAAGGTCCCATCAACTGGAGGGCGGTCGGGGACGATGTGATTGAGCGTCATCCGTACCCGGTCACACGGGTTCATTGCCTGGCTCCCTCCCACAGATCCCCGCAACGCATGCCCCAGCCCCCCCGACCGGACCCCGTGACTGCACTCGGTCTCTGCACTGCTGTCCTTCTGCTACCCTCTTGGCATCCCTGAGCATTTCGGATATCGTTCGGGCAGCCTACTCCTGCATCCCGGTCAGGACGGGGTCAAGCCACGCGGCAACCATCCGGTGTGCTTCTTCCGGATCGGTGGTAATGCCCACCGTCTCGGCCATCTCCCGGTAAGCCGTTCGCCATTCGGCCGGCGGTGGCGGCAGCCAAGTGGGTGGCTCGTGCGTGCGGCGCGCCGCGAAGGTTCGTTGGATGTCAGCGCGCAGGCGCTCTCCGTCCAGGGTCTCGAACGCACCGATCAGCACGAGATCCACGAGGTCTTTGGCCCGGGTACTTGGCTCGCCTCCATGGTATGTCCTGGTGTAGGCGTGGAGCTTCTCGGCCACCTGCCGTTCGATTGGGACCAGCAGGACGTCGATCGGGCCGAGCCCCACGGCTGCGAGCAGTCCCGGCCGGCGCGCGCGTACGGTCTCCCACACTTCGGGCGGCCCGACGGTCACATCGACCTGCAGCACCTCGAATGGGGCGTTCGCCACGGCACACTCGACGCGGTACCGGATAGCGAGGCTGATACCGTCGTCCTTGATCTCCCGGCCCTCGCCGAGCGCGAAGGTGAAGTAGTCGCCCAAGTCCGCTGCCACCGCGCGGAGGAGGTCTTCCCGCGCTGCCGGCATGCCGTGTACGTGATCGATGTCCATGTCCATAGAGGCGCGTGCACGCTCACCTAGCCTTGTGTCCAGGGCCAGTCCGCCCTTCAGGGCCCATCGGTCCGGCGCGGCAATCGTCAGGCGAGCCATGAGGCGTTCGAGGGCAGCCTGTCGGCGGACAACCATCACAGGAACCCCAACAGCCCGGGCGTGGTTGCGCAGGCGCTGGTCCACTGATGCGCGGAAGGCCGCCGCTCTAACGTCTTGGCGCATGCTGCCGGGCCTCCTGGAGCGCGCGGAGAACCAGACGCTGCACCCGTGCGGAGCGGCCGGCGGCGGCATCGCGCAGCTCCTTCGCGGTCAGCAAGCGACGCGCAAGCGCCTGCGCCACAGCCTCGATGATGTGTTCTGGTCCCGTGCCAGCCGCCGCGGCATCGACGATGGTGCGAACTGTCGACGTCATCCGCACCCCTTCACGGTGCACAACCTCGCCGGGACGAAAGGACCGCGTGGTCGTGTGGATTCGAACAGCCGACAGTTGTGGGCGGTTGCCTGCCGGACGGGCCTCGCGTGGCAGGGTGATGTCGATCTTCCGAGGCCTTGCGGTCGACAGGTCGTGCAACGCCAGGGCGGTCTCATGAGAGACGACGGCCTTGCTGGGCCCGCTTTTCACCCAGGCAGCCACGATGTCCTCGTGGGAGAGGGCGGGGAACTCCCTGATCCGGTAGAACCCGCGGCTCACCCGTTCGAAGCGACCGGTGGATGCATGGTAGGCCAGGTTGCGCCTGCTATAGCTCGCCGCACTGGCCTGCTGGGCCGTGAAGTAGCCGGCCTGCGTGGCGGCGATCTCAAAGAGCAACTGGGCGTTGGCGACTCTCTTCGGCATATCCTCTGGGCCCCCATACGGCGACGGACGAAGCCACGGGGACGGTGTCGGGGTAGTCCGGTGGCCCCTCTCCCTCGAGCCGTGTCGCTCGTTGGTTACATCTTACTTCCCTAACAGTCGACAAGGCAAGGCACCGTGTGATGGCAGTCGGCATTGCCGCCGGCCTATGTGCTGGTCAGGGCGGTTGGGCAATTCCCAGATGGGAATACGGGATATCAGCGGCACCCCGGTCTCCGCGCTCACATCAGCGGCTTCTTGGGCGGGATTTGAAGCCCCCTTTCTCGGGCCGCCGCCCGGAGGACCTCGTTCTCGATCGTCAGCTCGCCAGTCTTCCGCTCGG
This DNA window, taken from bacterium, encodes the following:
- a CDS encoding type IV toxin-antitoxin system AbiEi family antitoxin domain-containing protein; its protein translation is MPKRVANAQLLFEIAATQAGYFTAQQASAASYSRRNLAYHASTGRFERVSRGFYRIREFPALSHEDIVAAWVKSGPSKAVVSHETALALHDLSTARPRKIDITLPREARPAGNRPQLSAVRIHTTTRSFRPGEVVHREGVRMTSTVRTIVDAAAAGTGPEHIIEAVAQALARRLLTAKELRDAAAGRSARVQRLVLRALQEARQHAPRR
- a CDS encoding nucleotidyl transferase AbiEii/AbiGii toxin family protein, with the translated sequence MRQDVRAAAFRASVDQRLRNHARAVGVPVMVVRRQAALERLMARLTIAAPDRWALKGGLALDTRLGERARASMDMDIDHVHGMPAAREDLLRAVAADLGDYFTFALGEGREIKDDGISLAIRYRVECAVANAPFEVLQVDVTVGPPEVWETVRARRPGLLAAVGLGPIDVLLVPIERQVAEKLHAYTRTYHGGEPSTRAKDLVDLVLIGAFETLDGERLRADIQRTFAARRTHEPPTWLPPPPAEWRTAYREMAETVGITTDPEEAHRMVAAWLDPVLTGMQE
- a CDS encoding uroporphyrinogen decarboxylase family protein — encoded protein: MNPCDRVRMTLNHIVPDRPPVDGTFRSQVWKKLRAHFRVHDDDQIMDMLGFDFRQAVIEPSHEFASTAVPAPVEVGVGVGSRNLVRVLPSGEFEDDRGIRRITDSTETYFNFTYHPLGGAESPDVFTFPNPDLPERYAHLSRQVQRFKDRYMVQIETGNIFRDAWELRGFEQFLMDTRINRAFTIRLLDRITEHKIADVNRMVEAGADIIQMAGDIATGQGMMISPAWWRAEIKPRLARVVAATRRPGVYYYFHSDGAMQAVIPDLIELGFDIVDPLQPECMDVVALKRQYGARITFHSTLSSQRTLPFGSVEDVRAEVRARIRELGQTGGLILAPSNVVQHDVPLENLLAVYDESCGRR